From the genome of Hymenobacter sp. PAMC 26628, one region includes:
- a CDS encoding 50S ribosomal protein L25/general stress protein Ctc, whose product MKSLEIVGFKRANLGKTDAKALRLDSQVPCVLYGGAETVHFSVPAILFRELLYTPEAHIVDLNVEGTMYRAIVQDSQFHPVNEMLLHVDFLELEDGKEVKMDIPIKYVGVSPGVLAGGRLVSTLRKLKVKAKSENLPDYVEVDISGMELGKSIKVSAVETKNFTILTNPLAPIASIAIPRALKGELAAGK is encoded by the coding sequence ATGAAAAGCCTCGAGATTGTAGGGTTTAAAAGAGCGAATCTCGGTAAGACGGATGCCAAGGCCCTGCGCCTGGATTCGCAAGTGCCGTGCGTATTGTATGGCGGTGCCGAGACGGTGCACTTTTCAGTGCCCGCCATTCTGTTCCGCGAGTTGCTGTATACCCCCGAGGCCCACATCGTGGACCTGAACGTGGAAGGCACCATGTACCGCGCCATCGTGCAGGATTCGCAGTTCCACCCGGTAAACGAAATGCTGCTGCACGTCGATTTCCTGGAGCTGGAAGACGGCAAAGAAGTGAAAATGGACATTCCGATCAAGTACGTGGGCGTGTCGCCGGGCGTGCTGGCCGGTGGCCGGTTGGTGAGCACGCTGCGCAAGCTGAAAGTGAAGGCCAAATCCGAAAACCTGCCCGACTACGTGGAAGTTGACATCAGCGGCATGGAGCTGGGCAAATCCATCAAAGTGTCGGCCGTGGAGACCAAGAACTTCACCATCCTCACCAACCCCTTGGCCCCCATCGCCAGCATCGCCATCCCGCGCGCCCTGAAAGGCGAGCTGGCCGCTGGCAAGTAA
- a CDS encoding CocE/NonD family hydrolase translates to MKRFAILAWLLALGSGPLLAQAPPAAAYAQAHYTKQEVYVAMRDGTQLFTAIYTPKDAGAGKKYPIMMQRTCYSVAPYGPAKFPARLGPSETMMKQGYIFVYQDVRGRWKSQGTWTNMTPVIDKKKGKKDVDEGSDTYDTIDWLVKKVASNNGRVGQWGISYPGFYTAAGILSNHPALKASSPQAPVSDFFFDDFHHNGAFLESYIFTYPVFGVQKTDTTSKAWYADQGITTGAKDGYQFLLDLGALKNADQYYGKNFFWQETVNHPNYDDFWQKRALPPHYTAGVKPAVMTVGGWFDAEDLRGPLAIYKTIEKKSPGTYNTLVMGPFGHGRWSRETGHTLHSNVYFGDSIATFYQKNIEAKFFAHFLKGNGDKNSGLPEAYLYDTGKKQWDTFAQWPAATATHQKLYLSADGKLDKQPGAPGPVTFVSDPLKPVPYTEDMTTTMGFTPHNYMSEDQRFAGRRPDVLVYQTDVLADDVTLGGEIMANLKVATSGTDADWVVKLIDVYPADEPNHAYMPNKNILLSNYWQMVRSEVMPARFRNGFEKPEAMVAGQKTAVDFHLQDVLHTFKKGHRIMVQVQSTWFPFIARNPQTFVPNPYKAADSDYVKATHSVFGDSFLDVEVLPATPPAQ, encoded by the coding sequence ATGAAAAGATTTGCTATTCTCGCTTGGCTCCTGGCGCTAGGCAGCGGCCCGCTGCTGGCCCAGGCCCCGCCGGCCGCTGCCTACGCCCAGGCGCATTACACCAAGCAGGAGGTGTACGTGGCCATGCGCGACGGCACGCAGCTGTTTACGGCCATTTACACGCCCAAGGACGCCGGCGCCGGCAAGAAGTACCCCATCATGATGCAGCGCACCTGCTACAGCGTGGCGCCCTACGGCCCCGCCAAGTTTCCGGCCCGCTTGGGGCCCTCCGAAACCATGATGAAGCAGGGCTACATCTTTGTGTACCAGGACGTGCGCGGCCGCTGGAAAAGCCAGGGCACCTGGACGAACATGACGCCCGTCATCGACAAGAAGAAGGGTAAAAAAGACGTGGACGAGGGCTCGGATACCTACGACACCATCGACTGGCTGGTGAAGAAAGTGGCCAGCAACAACGGCCGCGTGGGGCAGTGGGGCATTTCGTACCCCGGCTTCTACACCGCCGCCGGCATCCTCTCCAACCACCCGGCCCTGAAGGCGTCGTCGCCCCAGGCCCCGGTATCGGACTTTTTCTTCGACGATTTCCACCACAACGGCGCCTTTCTAGAGTCGTACATTTTCACGTACCCGGTGTTTGGAGTGCAGAAAACCGACACCACCAGCAAGGCCTGGTACGCCGACCAGGGCATCACCACGGGCGCCAAAGACGGCTACCAGTTTCTGCTGGACCTAGGGGCCCTGAAAAACGCGGACCAGTACTACGGCAAGAATTTCTTCTGGCAGGAAACCGTCAACCACCCCAACTACGACGATTTTTGGCAGAAGCGCGCCCTGCCCCCGCACTACACCGCCGGCGTAAAGCCCGCCGTGATGACCGTGGGCGGCTGGTTTGACGCCGAAGACCTACGGGGGCCCCTGGCCATTTACAAAACCATCGAGAAGAAAAGCCCTGGCACCTACAACACTTTGGTAATGGGCCCCTTCGGCCACGGCCGCTGGTCGCGCGAGACGGGCCACACCCTGCACAGCAACGTGTACTTTGGCGACAGCATCGCCACGTTCTACCAGAAAAACATTGAGGCCAAGTTCTTCGCCCACTTTCTGAAAGGCAACGGCGACAAGAACTCGGGCCTGCCCGAAGCTTACCTCTACGACACGGGCAAGAAGCAGTGGGACACCTTCGCGCAGTGGCCCGCCGCCACCGCTACCCACCAAAAGCTGTACCTGAGCGCCGACGGCAAGCTGGATAAACAGCCCGGGGCCCCGGGGCCCGTCACTTTCGTGAGCGACCCGCTGAAGCCCGTGCCCTACACCGAGGATATGACGACGACCATGGGCTTCACGCCCCACAACTACATGAGCGAAGACCAGCGCTTCGCCGGCCGCCGCCCCGACGTGCTTGTCTACCAAACCGACGTGCTGGCCGACGACGTGACGCTGGGCGGCGAAATAATGGCCAACCTGAAAGTGGCCACCTCGGGCACCGACGCCGACTGGGTGGTGAAGCTCATCGACGTGTACCCGGCCGACGAGCCCAACCACGCCTACATGCCCAATAAGAACATCCTGCTCAGCAACTACTGGCAGATGGTGCGCTCGGAGGTAATGCCCGCCCGTTTCCGCAACGGCTTCGAGAAGCCCGAGGCGATGGTGGCGGGCCAGAAAACGGCCGTTGATTTCCACTTGCAGGACGTGCTGCACACCTTCAAAAAGGGCCACCGCATCATGGTGCAGGTGCAAAGCACCTGGTTTCCCTTCATCGCCCGCAACCCGCAAACCTTCGTGCCCAACCCCTATAAGGCTGCCGACAGCGACTACGTAAAAGCCACCCACAGCGTGTTCGGCGACAGCTTTCTCGACGTGGAAGTGCTGCCCGCGACGCCGCCCGCTCAGTAG
- a CDS encoding aquaporin: MSDTSADPLGSEAFRSALAELLGTFFLALAALTIAAPLTPFAVGLTLLVFVYAVGSLSGSHLNPAVTVGLMASRRFPLAHGLLYLVAQVAGALLARFVAGAGLVGELGHSYQAGPAAAEFLGFGILMITVAATTEKQVAKAGSGIAVGGALLAGLLVSHGVLNPAVALAMGLATSPAVWATLLSAVVFSLLFSVIERTKPAEVEDGSAPTPKAQADDSK, from the coding sequence ATGAGTGATACATCCGCTGATCCGTTGGGAAGCGAAGCCTTTCGGTCTGCTTTGGCTGAGCTTTTGGGTACCTTTTTTCTGGCCCTGGCCGCCCTCACGATAGCGGCGCCGCTCACGCCTTTCGCAGTGGGGCTCACGCTGCTCGTTTTTGTGTACGCGGTGGGTAGCCTGTCGGGCTCGCACCTCAACCCGGCCGTAACCGTGGGGTTGATGGCCAGCCGGCGTTTTCCGCTCGCCCACGGGCTGCTGTACCTCGTGGCCCAAGTGGCCGGGGCCCTGCTGGCGCGCTTCGTGGCCGGGGCCGGATTGGTGGGTGAGTTGGGCCACAGCTACCAGGCGGGCCCCGCCGCCGCTGAGTTTTTGGGGTTTGGCATCCTTATGATAACGGTGGCGGCTACCACCGAGAAGCAGGTAGCCAAGGCGGGCAGCGGCATTGCGGTAGGCGGCGCGCTGCTGGCCGGGCTGCTGGTCAGCCACGGGGTGCTAAACCCCGCCGTGGCCCTGGCAATGGGCTTGGCTACCTCGCCGGCGGTGTGGGCCACCCTGCTGAGCGCCGTGGTATTCAGCCTGCTATTCTCCGTCATCGAGCGCACCAAGCCCGCCGAAGTCGAAGACGGCTCGGCGCCTACTCCCAAAGCCCAGGCCGACGATTCGAAATAA
- the katG gene encoding catalase/peroxidase HPI codes for MLNISHDKTDTKTFEMGGKCPFGGDRIGGAEGSSPTLSDWYPNRLRVELLHHNAAGANPLGEDFNYAEAFNAIDLEALKLEIKGFLTSSVDWWPSDYNNYGPQMIRMAWHSAGTYRIADGRGGAGEALQRFAPINSWWDNGNTDKSRRLLWPIKQKYGSALSWADLIVLTGNCALEIMGFPTYGFAGGRHDAWEADDATYWGPEVWDGHQKHTPDEMVTRDKRWRGQNGDADYDLENPLGATHQALIYVNPEGPYGKGDPMGAARDIRTSFSRMAMNNEETVALIAGGHAFGKSHGMVPAAEIGAQPEIAPMEQMGLGWHNPKGAGNAENTMTNGIEGSWTPNPTQWDNDYLINLFKFEWEQTKSPAGSLQWTPVDKNAPQTPDAHIPGQLNALMMMTTDIALKVDPEYRAVCEKFLNDFDAFTQAFSKAWYKLTHRDMGPRERYLGAEKRNENDLLWQDPIPVADYALVDAADIAALKQSVMASGISVSDLVYTAFSAAVTHRSSDKRGGANGGRLALAPQKDWAVNRRTVPVIAALRKVMEEFNGQQAGGKKVSLADLIVLGGCAALEKAAADAGVATEVPFTPGRRDTTQELTDIEMFTWLKPVADGFRNYLDKGFGEIAQDVSPEEMFLDKAQLLSLTSPEWVALTGGLRAMNANHDGSPYGIFTDRVGVLTNDFFTVLTSTEFDWKKADAKGMTFSLDNRKTGESRFVATRSDLVFGSNSQLRAVAEVYAGNDGHKRFVKAFVKAWDKVMMLDRYDVKV; via the coding sequence ATGCTCAACATAAGCCACGATAAGACCGACACCAAAACATTTGAAATGGGCGGCAAATGCCCCTTCGGCGGCGACCGCATCGGCGGCGCGGAAGGGTCGTCGCCTACGCTGTCCGACTGGTACCCCAACCGGCTGCGCGTGGAGCTTTTGCACCACAATGCCGCGGGTGCCAATCCGCTCGGCGAGGACTTTAACTACGCCGAGGCGTTCAACGCCATCGACTTGGAAGCGCTGAAGCTGGAAATCAAAGGCTTCCTGACTTCTTCGGTTGATTGGTGGCCGTCGGACTACAATAATTACGGCCCCCAGATGATTCGCATGGCCTGGCACTCCGCCGGTACCTACCGCATTGCCGACGGCCGCGGGGGCGCTGGCGAGGCGTTGCAGCGCTTTGCGCCCATCAACAGCTGGTGGGACAATGGCAACACCGACAAGTCGCGCCGCCTCCTTTGGCCCATCAAGCAGAAGTACGGCAGCGCTCTGTCCTGGGCCGACCTTATTGTGCTGACCGGCAACTGCGCGCTGGAAATCATGGGCTTTCCCACCTACGGCTTTGCCGGCGGCCGCCACGACGCCTGGGAGGCCGACGACGCCACCTACTGGGGCCCCGAGGTGTGGGACGGGCATCAAAAACATACGCCCGACGAAATGGTGACGCGCGACAAGCGCTGGCGTGGCCAGAACGGCGATGCCGACTACGACCTGGAGAACCCGCTCGGGGCCACGCACCAGGCCCTGATTTACGTGAACCCCGAAGGCCCCTACGGCAAGGGCGACCCGATGGGTGCGGCGCGCGACATCCGCACGTCCTTCTCGCGCATGGCCATGAACAACGAGGAAACCGTGGCCCTGATTGCCGGCGGCCACGCCTTCGGCAAGAGCCACGGCATGGTACCGGCGGCCGAAATCGGGGCCCAGCCCGAGATTGCGCCGATGGAGCAGATGGGCCTGGGCTGGCACAACCCCAAGGGCGCGGGCAACGCCGAAAACACGATGACCAACGGCATCGAGGGCAGCTGGACGCCGAACCCCACCCAGTGGGACAACGACTACCTGATCAACCTGTTCAAGTTTGAATGGGAGCAGACCAAGAGCCCGGCTGGCTCGCTGCAGTGGACCCCGGTGGACAAGAACGCTCCCCAGACGCCCGACGCGCACATCCCCGGCCAGCTGAACGCCCTGATGATGATGACGACCGACATCGCCCTCAAGGTGGACCCCGAGTACCGCGCGGTGTGCGAGAAATTCCTCAACGACTTCGACGCCTTCACCCAGGCCTTCTCCAAGGCGTGGTACAAGCTGACCCACCGCGACATGGGCCCGCGCGAGCGCTACCTCGGCGCTGAGAAGCGCAACGAGAACGACCTGCTGTGGCAGGACCCCATCCCCGTAGCCGACTATGCCCTGGTAGACGCAGCAGATATCGCGGCGCTGAAGCAGTCGGTGATGGCTTCGGGTATTTCCGTGTCCGACCTGGTGTACACTGCCTTCTCGGCGGCGGTTACGCACCGCAGCAGCGACAAGCGCGGTGGCGCCAATGGCGGGCGGCTCGCCCTGGCTCCGCAAAAGGACTGGGCAGTTAACCGCCGGACGGTACCGGTCATCGCGGCCTTGCGCAAGGTGATGGAGGAGTTCAACGGCCAGCAAGCGGGTGGCAAAAAGGTTTCGCTCGCCGACCTCATCGTGCTAGGCGGCTGCGCGGCCCTCGAAAAAGCCGCCGCTGATGCGGGCGTTGCCACCGAGGTGCCCTTCACACCGGGCCGCCGCGACACCACGCAGGAACTCACCGACATCGAGATGTTTACGTGGCTGAAGCCCGTGGCCGATGGTTTCCGCAACTACCTTGACAAAGGATTCGGGGAAATAGCGCAGGACGTTTCGCCGGAGGAGATGTTCCTCGACAAGGCACAGCTCCTCTCGCTCACCTCGCCCGAGTGGGTGGCGCTGACCGGTGGCCTGCGGGCCATGAACGCCAACCACGACGGCTCCCCCTACGGCATCTTCACCGACCGCGTAGGCGTGCTCACCAACGACTTCTTTACGGTGCTCACGAGCACGGAATTCGATTGGAAGAAGGCGGATGCGAAGGGCATGACTTTCTCGCTTGACAATCGCAAAACCGGCGAAAGCCGCTTCGTGGCGACTCGTTCGGACCTCGTTTTCGGCTCCAACAGCCAACTGCGCGCAGTCGCGGAGGTTTACGCCGGCAACGATGGCCACAAGCGCTTCGTGAAAGCGTTTGTGAAGGCGTGGGACAAGGTGATGATGCTTGACCGCTACGACGTAAAAGTCTGA
- a CDS encoding ribose-phosphate pyrophosphokinase has product MKQVRIFAGSASRELAAGIAAAYGQPLGDLSIQRFADTELGPSFNESVRGCEVFLIQSTFPPAENLMELMLMVDAAKRASAHKVNIVMPYMGYARQDRKDKPRVSIGAKVVANIIQSVGTDRLMTCELHAGQIQGFFDIPVDHLDGATVTAPYIKSLNLENLIFASPDVGGVVRTRAFAKKFGAEIVVCDKTRLRANEIASMQVIGDVTGMNVVLVDDMVDTAGTICKAADLLMERGALSVRAVVTHPLLSVPAHERIRASALTELVVTDTIPLQQENEKIRVISVAGLFAHAIRNVVTHESISSLFV; this is encoded by the coding sequence ATGAAGCAAGTAAGAATTTTTGCCGGCAGCGCCTCGCGCGAGTTGGCCGCCGGCATTGCCGCCGCCTACGGCCAGCCGCTGGGCGACCTTAGCATCCAGCGCTTTGCCGACACCGAGTTGGGCCCCAGCTTCAACGAGAGCGTGCGCGGCTGCGAGGTGTTCTTGATTCAGAGCACGTTTCCGCCGGCCGAAAACCTGATGGAGCTGATGCTGATGGTGGACGCGGCCAAGCGCGCCTCGGCCCACAAGGTGAACATCGTGATGCCCTACATGGGCTACGCCCGGCAAGACCGCAAGGACAAGCCGCGCGTGAGCATCGGGGCCAAGGTGGTGGCCAACATCATCCAGAGCGTGGGCACCGACCGGCTGATGACCTGCGAGCTGCACGCGGGCCAGATCCAGGGCTTTTTTGACATCCCCGTTGACCACCTCGACGGGGCCACCGTCACGGCGCCCTACATCAAGTCGCTGAACCTGGAGAACCTCATCTTTGCCTCGCCCGACGTAGGCGGCGTGGTGCGCACCCGGGCGTTTGCCAAGAAATTTGGGGCCGAAATTGTGGTGTGCGACAAAACGCGCCTGCGGGCCAACGAGATTGCCTCGATGCAAGTAATTGGCGACGTGACGGGCATGAACGTGGTGCTGGTGGACGACATGGTGGATACGGCCGGCACCATTTGCAAAGCCGCCGACCTGCTGATGGAACGCGGGGCCCTATCGGTGCGCGCCGTGGTCACGCACCCGCTGCTCAGCGTCCCGGCCCACGAGCGCATCCGCGCCAGCGCCCTCACCGAGTTGGTGGTGACGGACACGATTCCGCTGCAACAGGAAAACGAAAAAATCCGGGTGATTTCGGTGGCCGGTTTGTTCGCCCACGCCATCCGCAACGTGGTGACGCACGAGAGCATCAGCTCGCTGTTCGTGTAA
- the atpD gene encoding F0F1 ATP synthase subunit beta gives MANTGKITQVIGPVVDVSFAGEATKLPNIYDAMEVTKENGQVVLLECQQHLGEDRVRTIAMDSTEGLARGTEVRDLGAPISMPTGDGVKGRLFNVIGYAIDGIPQPKSDTRLPIHRNAPAFEDLATTSEVFFTGIKVIDLLAPYVKGGKIGLFGGAGVGKTVLIQELINNIAKAYSGLSVFAGVGERTREGNDLLREFIESDIIRYGADFKHSMEEGGWDLSKVDMAEMEKSQATLVFGQMNEPPGARARVALSGLTIAESFRDGDGTGAGRDILFFIDNIFRFTQAGSELSALLGRMPSAVGYQPTLATEMGAMQERITSTKRGSITSVQAVYVPADDLTDPAPANTFAHLDATTTLSRKIAELGIYPAVDPLDSTSRILSADVLGDEHYNTAQRVKELLQRYKELQDIIAILGMDELSEEDKQTVNRARRVQRFLSQPFFVAEQFTGLPGVLVDIKDTIRGFNEIIDGKYDHLPEAAFNLVGTIEDAVVKGERLIAEAK, from the coding sequence ATGGCGAATACCGGCAAAATCACCCAGGTTATCGGCCCCGTCGTCGACGTGAGCTTCGCTGGGGAAGCCACCAAGCTTCCGAACATCTACGATGCGATGGAGGTGACCAAAGAAAACGGCCAGGTGGTATTGCTCGAATGCCAGCAGCACCTGGGCGAAGACCGGGTCCGTACCATTGCCATGGACTCGACCGAGGGCCTGGCCCGCGGCACGGAGGTGCGAGACCTGGGGGCCCCCATCTCGATGCCCACCGGCGACGGCGTGAAAGGCCGCCTGTTCAACGTTATCGGCTACGCCATCGACGGCATTCCCCAGCCCAAGAGCGACACTCGCCTGCCCATCCACCGCAATGCCCCGGCGTTCGAGGATTTGGCCACGACGTCGGAGGTGTTCTTTACCGGCATTAAAGTAATTGACCTGTTGGCTCCCTACGTGAAGGGCGGCAAAATTGGCCTGTTCGGCGGCGCCGGCGTGGGCAAAACCGTACTCATTCAGGAACTCATCAACAACATCGCCAAGGCTTATTCGGGCCTGTCGGTGTTTGCCGGCGTGGGCGAGCGCACCCGCGAGGGCAACGACTTGCTGCGTGAATTCATCGAGTCGGACATCATCCGCTACGGCGCTGATTTCAAGCACTCGATGGAAGAAGGCGGCTGGGACCTGAGCAAGGTGGACATGGCCGAGATGGAAAAATCGCAGGCTACCCTGGTGTTCGGCCAGATGAACGAGCCCCCCGGAGCCCGCGCCCGCGTGGCCTTGTCGGGCCTGACCATCGCCGAGAGCTTCCGCGACGGCGACGGCACCGGCGCCGGCCGCGACATCTTGTTCTTCATCGACAACATCTTCCGCTTCACGCAGGCCGGTTCGGAACTATCGGCTCTGCTGGGCCGCATGCCGTCGGCCGTGGGCTACCAGCCCACGCTGGCCACCGAAATGGGCGCCATGCAGGAGCGCATCACCTCCACCAAGCGCGGCTCCATCACCTCGGTGCAGGCTGTGTACGTGCCGGCCGATGACTTGACCGACCCGGCCCCGGCCAACACCTTTGCCCACTTGGACGCCACGACGACGCTGAGCCGCAAAATTGCCGAGCTGGGCATCTACCCCGCCGTGGACCCGCTGGACTCGACCTCGCGCATCCTGTCGGCCGATGTGCTCGGCGACGAGCACTACAACACCGCCCAGCGTGTGAAGGAGCTGCTCCAGCGCTATAAGGAGTTGCAAGACATCATTGCCATCCTCGGCATGGACGAGCTGAGTGAGGAGGATAAGCAGACCGTGAACCGCGCCCGCCGCGTGCAGCGCTTCTTGTCGCAGCCTTTCTTCGTGGCCGAGCAGTTCACCGGCCTGCCCGGCGTGCTCGTAGATATCAAGGACACCATCCGCGGCTTCAACGAAATCATCGACGGCAAGTACGACCACCTGCCCGAGGCCGCCTTCAACCTAGTGGGCACCATTGAGGATGCCGTGGTGAAAGGCGAGCGCCTCATCGCCGAAGCCAAGTAG
- the atpC gene encoding ATP synthase F1 subunit epsilon, which translates to MHLEIITPDRKVFEGEVTSANFPGADGSFEVLNNHAPLIAALKAGNVMLTSAAGRDTFRIEGGVVEVLRNNVIVLAEGASA; encoded by the coding sequence ATGCATTTAGAAATCATCACCCCCGACCGCAAGGTGTTCGAAGGCGAAGTGACGTCGGCCAACTTTCCGGGGGCCGACGGCTCGTTCGAAGTGCTGAACAACCACGCCCCACTAATTGCCGCCCTGAAGGCCGGCAACGTGATGCTGACCAGCGCCGCCGGCCGCGACACGTTCCGTATCGAAGGCGGCGTAGTGGAAGTGCTGCGCAACAACGTGATTGTGCTGGCCGAAGGCGCCAGCGCCTAG
- a CDS encoding AI-2E family transporter, which produces MSASPAETNIYTPYQRFLLLIVTLVLLGMLALFGLLQYLTAFLGAGILYVVFRPWFTALVHRRGWNRAFVTVLLLLFAVVVLVIPFFALTSLLIDRLHILAQNTDQILLVVQRIERKVGMQVTQESNVRQLLQQGAARVSQWIPTLASSVLNVIVIVGLMLFTLYYLFMQEEAFLAGLHRYLPFREKTMNELSASLRNNVNANVLSQALVALVQGILTGLTLWIFKVPDPLFWTLVAFFMAFIPVLGTPLVWGPAALYQFAQGQTNQGIGILVVGLVVIINADNVLRIWLAKGMGNIHPWITLVGLTLGVEIFGIVGLVIGPLLLSYFIVLMEVFARENRARAHVSNAAAEALKRLAATED; this is translated from the coding sequence ATGTCTGCCAGTCCTGCCGAAACCAATATTTACACGCCGTACCAGCGGTTTCTGCTGCTCATCGTCACGCTGGTGCTGCTGGGCATGCTGGCCCTTTTCGGGCTGCTCCAGTACCTGACGGCGTTCCTTGGGGCAGGCATTTTGTACGTAGTGTTCCGGCCGTGGTTCACGGCCCTGGTGCACCGGCGCGGTTGGAACCGGGCCTTCGTAACGGTGCTGCTGCTGTTGTTTGCGGTGGTGGTGCTCGTCATTCCGTTCTTCGCCCTGACCTCGTTGCTCATCGACCGCTTGCATATATTGGCTCAGAACACCGACCAGATTTTGCTGGTGGTGCAGCGCATCGAGCGCAAAGTGGGCATGCAGGTAACGCAGGAAAGCAACGTGCGCCAACTACTGCAGCAAGGGGCCGCCCGCGTGAGCCAGTGGATTCCGACGCTGGCCAGCAGCGTGCTGAATGTCATCGTCATCGTGGGCCTCATGCTGTTCACGCTCTACTACCTATTCATGCAGGAAGAAGCTTTTCTGGCCGGCCTGCACCGTTACCTGCCCTTCCGCGAGAAAACGATGAACGAATTGAGTGCTTCGCTGCGCAACAACGTAAATGCCAACGTGCTGAGCCAAGCCTTGGTGGCCTTGGTGCAGGGCATTCTGACGGGGCTGACGCTGTGGATTTTCAAAGTGCCCGACCCGTTGTTCTGGACGCTGGTGGCTTTTTTTATGGCCTTTATTCCGGTGTTGGGCACGCCGCTCGTTTGGGGGCCCGCCGCGCTCTACCAGTTTGCCCAGGGGCAAACCAACCAAGGCATCGGCATTTTGGTGGTGGGCCTAGTCGTCATCATCAACGCCGACAACGTGTTGCGGATTTGGCTGGCGAAGGGCATGGGCAACATTCACCCGTGGATCACGCTGGTGGGCCTCACGCTGGGCGTGGAGATTTTTGGCATCGTCGGGCTGGTGATAGGGCCCCTGCTGCTCTCGTACTTCATCGTGCTGATGGAGGTGTTTGCCCGCGAAAACCGGGCCCGGGCCCACGTCAGCAACGCGGCGGCTGAGGCCCTAAAACGCCTGGCGGCCACCGAAGATTAG